One window from the genome of Fibrobacter sp. UWB4 encodes:
- a CDS encoding Abi family protein: MEIKKATTYREQAEKIEQRGCCIENVDDAIRCLETINYYRLSAYFLPFRKQDGSYNAGTSFSRIVQIYEFDRLLRRSLFSALEEIEISMRARLAYFHAHKYGPTGYLIESNFSLSHKHQRFLETFNREVEHSSNVLFVKHHQDCYDGVFPIWVAVELFSFGMLSYFYADLVLADQKLFACQYYKTIPKNLKSWLRCTTDLRNICAHYGRLYYRIFSAIPANIEEVEEKDNRSLWAAFLAVRNLYPNPKKWNEEFLPSIKELFEKYSSAIQLEHISFPEDWAEKAVAKEE; this comes from the coding sequence ATGGAAATCAAAAAGGCGACAACGTATAGGGAGCAGGCAGAAAAGATCGAACAACGTGGCTGTTGTATCGAAAATGTTGACGATGCCATCCGCTGCCTTGAAACCATAAATTATTATAGGTTGTCTGCATATTTTCTGCCGTTTAGAAAACAAGATGGTTCCTATAATGCAGGGACGAGTTTTTCAAGAATTGTGCAGATATATGAATTCGACCGATTGTTGAGACGGTCACTTTTCTCGGCTCTTGAAGAAATAGAAATTTCTATGAGGGCGAGACTAGCGTATTTCCATGCGCATAAATATGGTCCGACGGGTTATTTGATTGAATCGAATTTTTCTCTGTCGCATAAACACCAAAGATTCTTGGAAACGTTCAATAGAGAAGTTGAACATAGTTCTAATGTTCTTTTTGTGAAGCATCATCAGGATTGCTATGATGGTGTGTTCCCTATATGGGTGGCAGTGGAGTTGTTCTCGTTTGGCATGTTGTCCTATTTTTATGCAGACCTTGTTCTTGCAGATCAAAAGCTCTTTGCATGTCAGTATTATAAGACCATTCCGAAGAATCTAAAAAGCTGGCTAAGGTGTACGACTGACTTGCGTAATATCTGTGCCCATTACGGACGACTCTACTATAGGATTTTCTCCGCTATTCCTGCTAATATTGAGGAAGTAGAAGAAAAAGATAATCGTTCTCTTTGGGCGGCGTTCCTTGCGGTGCGGAATTTGTATCCAAACCCCAAAAAGTGGAACGAAGAATTTCTTCCGTCAATTAAAGAATTGTTTGAAAAGTATTCGTCTGCAATTCAGTTGGAACATATTTCGTTCCCTGAGGATTGGGCTGAGAAAGCGGTTGCCAAGGAAGAATAG
- the tsf gene encoding translation elongation factor Ts — protein MQITASLVNELRQKTGVGMMQCKKALTETDGDMEKALELLRKQGAAVAAKRADKAAKEGRVYLIETAEKAAAFELTCETEPVSNNDDFVALAALATKAVETQAIASVEDLKNAVVDGVKINDRLQDVLVKIQENIDFRKFAEIKKVPNSVFGVYSHMKGKIGVITELAFEGSADEAALKQAAKDIAMQAAAFAPVALNDAAVPAETIEKEKEIAKAQIEASGKQTKPEFMQRQIDGRVAKVLKEIVLEDQEFFMSEKNPKKLSVKDYLQEVVAKQLGLTSLKVVNFIRFERGN, from the coding sequence ATGCAGATTACCGCTTCCCTCGTTAACGAACTCCGCCAGAAGACTGGCGTCGGCATGATGCAGTGCAAGAAGGCACTCACCGAAACTGACGGCGATATGGAAAAGGCTTTGGAACTCCTCCGCAAGCAGGGTGCTGCTGTTGCTGCAAAGCGCGCAGACAAGGCTGCTAAGGAAGGCCGCGTCTATCTTATCGAAACCGCAGAAAAGGCTGCTGCTTTCGAACTCACCTGCGAAACTGAACCGGTTTCCAACAACGACGACTTCGTTGCCCTCGCAGCCCTTGCTACCAAGGCTGTTGAAACTCAGGCAATCGCTTCCGTCGAAGATCTCAAGAACGCTGTCGTTGATGGCGTCAAGATCAATGACCGCCTCCAGGACGTCCTCGTGAAGATTCAGGAAAACATTGACTTCCGCAAGTTCGCAGAAATCAAGAAGGTCCCGAACTCCGTGTTTGGCGTTTACAGCCACATGAAGGGCAAGATCGGTGTTATCACTGAACTCGCTTTCGAAGGCTCTGCTGACGAAGCTGCTCTCAAGCAGGCTGCTAAGGACATCGCTATGCAGGCCGCTGCATTCGCTCCGGTTGCATTGAACGATGCTGCAGTTCCGGCTGAAACGATCGAAAAGGAAAAGGAAATTGCCAAGGCTCAGATCGAAGCTTCTGGCAAGCAGACCAAGCCTGAATTCATGCAGCGCCAGATTGATGGCCGCGTGGCTAAGGTCCTTAAGGAAATCGTTCTCGAAGACCAGGAATTCTTCATGTCTGAAAAGAACCCGAAGAAGCTCTCTGTCAAGGACTACCTCCAGGAAGTCGTTGCAAAGCAGCTCGGCCTTACCAGCTTGAAGGTCGTGAACTTCATCCGCTTCGAACGCGGTAACTAA
- a CDS encoding DUF4230 domain-containing protein — protein sequence MKPALKIVAILLIICATSVTTALVMKKLYTDTKQTSITSEFVEQQISEISELATLHHHYRKNANFQDAKKLLEYIPDWRINKSIKEFSLVYQGDVKLGYDLKDIKILVEPNTQSIFIYLPEPKILSHSIDFESIQILWEKQGWFNNIRFEDFKQFFISEQKKYEQENSAELKRRARDHAMKLIQLRLGTTIERGYKVNLEQRE from the coding sequence ATGAAACCAGCCCTGAAAATAGTTGCGATTTTGCTCATCATTTGCGCTACAAGCGTGACGACTGCGCTTGTCATGAAAAAGCTGTACACCGACACAAAACAGACGAGCATCACGAGCGAGTTTGTGGAGCAGCAGATCAGCGAGATTTCGGAGCTTGCAACCCTCCACCATCACTACCGCAAAAACGCGAACTTTCAGGACGCGAAAAAGCTTCTCGAATACATTCCCGACTGGAGAATCAACAAGTCCATCAAGGAATTTTCGCTTGTTTATCAGGGCGATGTCAAGCTGGGTTACGACTTGAAGGACATCAAGATTCTCGTGGAGCCGAACACGCAGAGCATTTTCATTTATCTGCCAGAGCCTAAAATTCTGAGTCACAGCATCGATTTCGAGAGCATCCAGATTCTTTGGGAAAAGCAGGGCTGGTTCAACAACATCCGCTTCGAAGACTTCAAGCAGTTCTTTATTTCCGAACAAAAGAAATATGAGCAGGAAAACAGCGCGGAACTCAAGCGCAGGGCCCGCGACCACGCGATGAAGTTAATCCAGTTGCGGCTCGGAACAACAATTGAACGCGGCTACAAGGTCAATCTGGAACAGCGCGAATAA
- a CDS encoding DNA alkylation repair protein, translating to MSIINEIQKALFAKQDLKFKAFHSKLIPKTDAKSIIGVRTPDLRAIAKEYAGHSDVEKFLTALPHKYYDENQVHAFILSLIKDYDDCVSHIDAFLPYVDNWATCDQMRPKAFAKAANRKRLLKDVERWMKAPVTDVYTMRFGIESLMSFFLDDDFDPKFLKWVAKIRSEEYYLNMMIAWFFATALAKQYEATLPFIEKHALDTWTHNKTIQKAIESYRITDEQKAYLKTLKL from the coding sequence ATGTCTATCATCAACGAAATTCAAAAAGCGCTTTTTGCAAAACAGGATTTAAAGTTCAAGGCTTTTCATAGCAAGCTTATCCCGAAGACGGATGCAAAGTCGATTATCGGTGTGCGCACTCCAGATTTGCGTGCAATCGCCAAGGAATACGCAGGTCACTCTGATGTGGAAAAATTCTTGACTGCGCTCCCGCATAAATATTACGACGAAAATCAAGTCCATGCATTTATCTTGTCCTTGATTAAGGACTATGATGATTGCGTTTCGCACATCGATGCATTCTTGCCGTATGTGGATAACTGGGCGACCTGCGACCAGATGCGCCCCAAGGCTTTTGCGAAAGCTGCAAACCGCAAACGCCTTTTGAAAGATGTTGAGCGCTGGATGAAAGCTCCCGTGACGGATGTTTACACGATGCGCTTTGGCATTGAATCGCTGATGTCGTTCTTTCTGGACGATGACTTTGACCCAAAGTTCTTGAAATGGGTCGCGAAAATCCGCAGCGAGGAATACTACCTCAATATGATGATCGCGTGGTTCTTTGCGACGGCACTTGCAAAGCAGTACGAGGCGACACTCCCGTTCATTGAAAAACATGCGCTTGATACATGGACGCATAACAAGACTATCCAGAAGGCGATTGAAAGCTATCGCATTACCGATGAGCAGAAAGCATATCTGAAGACCTTAAAATTATAG
- a CDS encoding electron transfer flavoprotein subunit beta/FixA family protein, which yields MSLKIVVLAKQVPDTRNVGPDAMTPQGTINRAALPAVFNPEDLNALEQALRLKDQFPGSTISVLTMGLPKSAEVVREALYRGADCGYVVTDRPLGGADTLATSYTLAQAVKKIGDYDIILGGRQAIDGDTAQVGPQIAEKLGLTQVTYAEEILKLDEQARKVVIRRHIDGGVETVEAPLPLVVTVNGSAAPCRPRNAKRIMKFKNATAVAERKPEDADKYAALIAKKPYLDIPQWGAADIDADPAQIGKAGSPTNVKAVKNIVFKAKESRTLSASDADIEGLIKELLDGKIIG from the coding sequence ATGAGTCTTAAAATCGTTGTGCTTGCAAAGCAAGTACCTGATACACGAAACGTAGGCCCGGACGCTATGACGCCGCAGGGTACTATCAATCGTGCCGCATTGCCCGCGGTCTTCAACCCCGAAGACCTGAACGCCCTGGAGCAAGCCCTTCGTTTGAAGGACCAGTTCCCTGGTTCCACCATCTCCGTGTTGACCATGGGTCTCCCGAAGTCTGCCGAAGTCGTCCGCGAAGCTTTGTACCGCGGTGCTGACTGCGGTTACGTCGTGACGGACCGCCCGCTCGGTGGTGCTGACACGCTCGCTACGAGCTACACGCTCGCCCAGGCAGTGAAGAAGATCGGTGACTACGACATTATCCTCGGTGGCCGCCAGGCTATCGACGGCGATACCGCACAGGTCGGTCCGCAGATTGCAGAAAAGCTCGGACTTACTCAGGTCACTTACGCCGAAGAAATCTTGAAGCTCGACGAACAGGCACGCAAGGTCGTGATCCGCCGCCACATCGACGGTGGTGTCGAAACTGTGGAAGCACCGCTCCCGCTGGTCGTGACCGTGAACGGCAGTGCTGCTCCGTGCCGTCCGCGCAATGCAAAGCGCATCATGAAGTTCAAGAACGCTACTGCAGTTGCCGAACGCAAGCCGGAAGATGCTGACAAGTACGCAGCTCTCATCGCTAAGAAGCCCTACCTCGACATCCCGCAGTGGGGTGCAGCCGATATCGACGCCGACCCGGCTCAGATCGGTAAGGCAGGCTCGCCGACGAACGTGAAGGCCGTCAAGAACATCGTGTTCAAGGCCAAGGAAAGCCGCACGCTCTCCGCAAGCGACGCCGACATTGAAGGACTTATCAAGGAACTTTTAGACGGGAAGATTATTGGCTAA
- a CDS encoding acyl-CoA dehydrogenase family protein, whose protein sequence is MANFYTDHPEIKFNLESSPLMQRIVELKENGFADKDNFDYAPEDFADAMDNYNRVLEVAGDITANTVFPNSEDVDAEGPHCENGRVRYASKTYENLEATRKAGLNGVTMPRRFGGLNFPITAYTAINEMIASADAGFENIWSLQDCIETLYEFGDEDQRSRFIPRICAGETMSMDLTEPDAGSDLQRVMLKATYSEADKCWYLNGVKRFITNGDSDIHLVLARSEEGTHDGRGLSMFIYDKRDGGVDVRRIENKLGIHGSPTCELVYKNAKAELCGRRKFGLIKYVMALMNGARLGIAAQSVGISQMAYNEALAYAKDRKQFGQAIVNFPAVYEMISNIKARLDAGRALLYQTARYVDIYKCLEDIERTRKLTDDEKKELKLYQKLASACTPLAKGMNSEYANQNSYDCIQVHGGSGYMLEYACQRLYRDARITSIYEGTTQLQTVAALPHITTGSYGLMLEELEAMDVRPEYESLKARAKAMDEKYNEAIEYVKSVENNEFTDLCSRHLYELAANCVMTQLLLRDATKAPELFDKSMKVYLNLAEAEVAKHYNFVKSLRVESLESYKQA, encoded by the coding sequence ATGGCAAATTTCTACACAGATCACCCCGAGATTAAATTCAACCTCGAAAGCAGCCCCTTGATGCAGCGCATTGTCGAGCTCAAGGAAAACGGCTTTGCTGACAAGGACAATTTCGACTATGCGCCGGAAGATTTTGCCGACGCTATGGACAACTACAACCGCGTGCTCGAAGTCGCTGGCGACATCACCGCAAACACGGTCTTCCCGAACTCCGAAGACGTGGATGCCGAAGGCCCGCACTGCGAAAACGGCCGCGTCCGCTACGCATCCAAGACCTACGAAAACCTCGAAGCCACCCGCAAGGCTGGCCTCAACGGTGTTACGATGCCGCGCCGCTTTGGCGGTCTCAACTTCCCGATTACCGCCTACACGGCCATCAACGAAATGATCGCCTCTGCAGACGCCGGTTTCGAGAACATCTGGTCCCTCCAGGACTGCATTGAAACGCTCTATGAATTCGGCGACGAAGACCAGCGTTCCCGTTTCATCCCGCGCATCTGCGCCGGCGAAACGATGTCCATGGATTTGACCGAACCGGATGCAGGTTCTGACTTGCAGCGCGTAATGCTCAAGGCCACCTACAGCGAAGCTGACAAGTGCTGGTACTTGAACGGCGTGAAGCGCTTCATCACGAACGGCGACTCCGACATTCACCTGGTGCTCGCCCGCTCCGAAGAAGGCACGCACGATGGTCGTGGTCTTTCCATGTTCATTTACGACAAGCGTGACGGTGGCGTTGACGTTCGCCGCATCGAAAACAAGCTCGGTATTCACGGAAGCCCGACTTGCGAACTTGTCTACAAGAACGCCAAGGCTGAACTCTGCGGTCGCCGCAAGTTCGGTCTCATCAAGTATGTGATGGCCCTCATGAACGGCGCACGCCTCGGCATTGCCGCTCAGTCTGTGGGTATCAGCCAGATGGCTTACAACGAAGCTCTCGCCTACGCCAAGGACCGTAAGCAGTTCGGTCAGGCTATCGTGAACTTCCCGGCCGTCTACGAAATGATCTCGAACATCAAGGCTCGCCTCGATGCAGGCCGCGCCCTCTTGTACCAGACAGCTCGTTACGTCGATATCTACAAGTGCCTCGAAGACATCGAACGCACCCGCAAGCTCACCGACGACGAAAAGAAGGAACTCAAGCTTTACCAGAAGCTCGCTTCCGCTTGCACACCGCTTGCAAAGGGCATGAACTCCGAATACGCAAACCAGAACAGCTACGACTGTATCCAGGTTCACGGCGGTTCGGGCTACATGCTTGAATACGCTTGCCAGCGCCTCTACCGCGATGCTCGTATCACCTCCATTTACGAAGGTACAACGCAGCTCCAGACGGTTGCAGCACTTCCACACATCACTACCGGCAGCTACGGCCTCATGCTCGAAGAACTCGAAGCTATGGACGTTCGCCCGGAATACGAAAGCCTCAAGGCCCGCGCCAAGGCTATGGACGAAAAGTACAACGAAGCTATCGAATACGTGAAGTCCGTTGAAAACAACGAATTCACCGACCTCTGCAGCCGTCACTTGTACGAACTCGCCGCCAACTGCGTGATGACCCAGTTGCTCCTCCGCGACGCCACCAAGGCACCAGAACTGTTCGACAAGAGCATGAAGGTGTACTTGAACCTCGCCGAAGCTGAAGTCGCAAAGCACTACAACTTTGTGAAGAGCCTCCGCGTGGAATCGCTCGAAAGCTACAAGCAGGCATAA
- a CDS encoding SNF2-related protein — MDWKQVRKNLFDVIHEMTMSDNGKPVYGQDAAAMAVMNRLSQNGVILADDVGLGKTRVALMLMESVSRAGGTVAVISPSNLIHQWIDEARSFLETLKNSSLDAQPFSLQSVAKLNKDLTYPLCYNNGQLNRWLIVSQQFGLVGNKSLKIGGDRNNRDAQKQKSFFRSTIKGMIKQGCVANDEYTNEAAWLIGTLIGKVDLLVVDEAHKSRHLEDAEEECKNMPRLHFLLSKIIQRKNDSRCLCMTATPVEMGVDQWQALLERCGGIKNNKTAILEHVKMFSEKLDKANAAPENTKTVKNLIEAAKILHGDLKNYVVRRRRTNQNEYKNLISQLPDKGGCHPHRELNPVNVKTDDLSGDWKSIVLCMEGISCAAKKSDASYRDKLLRCHYAAGMLNMKQGDALRDLNNAINRERKQDAAKAGRLDYWKAKLAQYEENDLFLLEHPRIQTTADHIEAVCRKGEKVLVFGTFIEPMEALRNELNYRHILQRMEDGLPVALTRVSMDALWHVYERLKVKNNWKRWGNKKSFRERFKEERDRFSDATTWLKDYVFGNSAWLNMLSEHPMYSLTRYFVFLEALKGLSEEKIRPIAEKLRWDLLESIYQSNSKFSFSGKPSKRERNDLIMLLADVIDVYLNCGKDDGLPVCLKKFSLTDFVKTMMYDDAIGRHDSFCAMMSGKDDMNTRRPLLTKRFNMKNTFPQVLIAQSRVGREGLNLHKACSHVVIFNTEWNPAVVEQEIGRVDRISSLWNEQMVMWNSEDPKDRCDPPKIKVDFVVFDETYDLYQYEVFAHRRREISSQLFGTLLDEETLKRVPKEFRDHNENELVSAFDFDPVREFEGMLKR; from the coding sequence ATGGATTGGAAACAAGTAAGGAAAAATCTATTCGATGTCATTCATGAAATGACTATGAGTGATAACGGCAAGCCTGTATATGGTCAGGATGCTGCCGCTATGGCTGTCATGAATCGTTTATCTCAAAATGGGGTTATTCTTGCAGATGATGTTGGTCTCGGAAAAACCCGAGTCGCTTTAATGCTTATGGAGAGCGTTTCTCGTGCGGGTGGAACAGTTGCAGTAATTTCACCTTCGAATTTGATACACCAATGGATTGATGAAGCTAGATCATTTTTGGAAACACTGAAGAATAGTTCATTGGATGCACAACCGTTCTCTCTACAGAGTGTTGCTAAGCTGAATAAGGATCTTACGTATCCATTATGTTATAATAATGGCCAATTAAACCGTTGGCTCATCGTGTCTCAGCAATTCGGTTTAGTAGGTAATAAGAGTCTTAAGATTGGCGGAGACAGAAATAATAGAGATGCTCAGAAGCAGAAATCTTTCTTTAGGTCTACAATCAAGGGGATGATTAAACAGGGATGTGTTGCAAACGATGAATATACCAATGAGGCGGCTTGGTTAATTGGAACTTTGATTGGTAAGGTTGATTTACTTGTTGTTGACGAAGCACATAAGAGCCGTCACTTGGAAGATGCTGAAGAAGAATGCAAGAATATGCCGAGACTACACTTCTTGTTGTCTAAAATAATACAACGCAAGAATGATTCAAGATGTCTTTGCATGACTGCGACCCCTGTGGAAATGGGTGTTGATCAGTGGCAGGCATTATTAGAACGTTGTGGAGGCATCAAGAATAACAAGACTGCAATACTTGAGCATGTTAAGATGTTTTCTGAGAAATTGGACAAGGCGAATGCTGCTCCAGAGAACACAAAAACTGTAAAAAATCTAATTGAAGCGGCGAAAATCTTACATGGAGACCTTAAAAATTATGTGGTCCGTCGTCGTCGAACAAATCAGAACGAGTATAAGAACTTAATTTCACAACTCCCAGATAAGGGAGGTTGTCACCCTCATAGGGAACTTAATCCAGTTAATGTCAAGACTGATGACTTAAGTGGTGATTGGAAGTCTATTGTCTTATGTATGGAAGGAATTTCCTGTGCAGCAAAGAAGAGTGACGCAAGCTACCGCGATAAACTTCTTCGTTGTCATTATGCCGCGGGTATGTTAAACATGAAACAAGGTGATGCACTACGCGACTTGAACAATGCTATAAATAGGGAACGTAAGCAGGATGCTGCTAAAGCAGGTAGATTGGACTATTGGAAGGCTAAACTAGCCCAATATGAGGAAAACGATCTATTTCTACTTGAACATCCGCGAATTCAGACTACTGCAGACCATATTGAAGCTGTTTGTCGTAAGGGTGAAAAAGTTCTTGTTTTTGGAACGTTTATAGAACCCATGGAGGCTTTGCGAAATGAATTGAATTACAGGCATATTTTGCAACGTATGGAGGATGGCTTGCCAGTTGCTTTGACTAGGGTTTCCATGGACGCTCTGTGGCATGTCTATGAACGCTTGAAGGTAAAGAACAATTGGAAACGATGGGGTAATAAGAAATCCTTTCGAGAACGATTTAAAGAAGAACGCGATAGATTTAGCGATGCTACGACTTGGCTAAAGGATTATGTGTTTGGAAATTCTGCTTGGCTAAATATGCTATCCGAACATCCCATGTATTCTTTAACCCGATATTTTGTATTCTTAGAAGCGTTGAAAGGTCTTTCTGAAGAAAAGATTAGGCCAATTGCTGAAAAATTACGTTGGGATCTATTGGAATCTATCTACCAATCTAACTCCAAGTTTTCCTTTAGTGGTAAGCCTTCGAAGAGGGAACGAAATGATTTGATAATGTTGTTAGCAGATGTAATTGACGTATATCTCAATTGTGGAAAAGATGATGGACTACCAGTTTGTCTGAAAAAGTTTTCGTTGACTGATTTTGTTAAAACCATGATGTATGACGATGCTATTGGACGTCATGATTCTTTCTGCGCAATGATGTCGGGAAAAGATGATATGAATACCCGTAGACCGTTGCTTACTAAACGTTTCAATATGAAAAATACATTCCCACAGGTCCTTATTGCTCAGTCTCGTGTGGGGCGTGAAGGTTTGAATCTTCATAAGGCCTGTAGTCATGTGGTTATCTTCAATACAGAATGGAATCCTGCGGTTGTTGAACAAGAAATTGGTCGAGTTGACAGAATCAGTTCGCTGTGGAATGAACAGATGGTTATGTGGAATTCTGAGGATCCTAAAGATCGCTGTGATCCACCTAAGATTAAGGTCGATTTTGTTGTATTTGATGAAACTTATGATCTATATCAGTATGAAGTTTTTGCTCACCGTCGACGAGAAATATCTAGTCAGTTGTTTGGAACCTTACTAGATGAGGAAACTCTGAAAAGGGTTCCTAAAGAATTTCGTGATCACAATGAAAATGAGCTTGTGTCTGCTTTTGATTTTGACCCTGTAAGAGAATTTGAGGGTATGCTAAAAAGATGA
- a CDS encoding alpha/beta fold hydrolase, giving the protein MIDYTVQTVKTDNFEMDYLKFGTGARTLVLLPGMSLKSTMGIASMVVDSYKIFADDFTVYMFDRKKNFGESYLMEEMAADTAEAMDALGIECACIIGISQGGMISQIIAEQNPQKVERLALGCSASRLNDMSRAVMTEWKRLADARDIESLCSNFIDKVFSEETVRKYKRSLMRMNTNATEQDMARFCVLAKACLAFEAYEGLSKLKCPTLILGAELDQVLGVIASREIAEVLKQNGVPVELYIYEKYGHAAYDEAPDFRSRILEFLKK; this is encoded by the coding sequence ATGATTGATTATACCGTACAGACCGTAAAAACTGACAATTTTGAAATGGACTACCTCAAGTTTGGCACGGGCGCGCGTACGCTCGTGTTGCTGCCGGGGATGAGCCTCAAGAGTACGATGGGCATTGCCTCGATGGTGGTGGATTCGTACAAGATATTTGCAGACGATTTTACGGTTTACATGTTCGACCGCAAAAAGAATTTTGGCGAATCGTACCTGATGGAAGAGATGGCTGCTGACACTGCCGAAGCGATGGATGCTCTTGGCATTGAATGCGCCTGCATCATTGGAATTTCGCAGGGTGGCATGATTTCGCAAATCATTGCGGAACAGAACCCGCAGAAGGTCGAACGTTTGGCGCTCGGCTGCAGTGCCTCCCGCTTGAACGATATGTCTCGAGCCGTGATGACGGAATGGAAACGCCTCGCGGATGCCCGCGATATCGAATCCCTCTGCTCGAATTTCATCGACAAGGTTTTTTCTGAGGAAACCGTTCGCAAGTACAAGAGGAGCCTGATGCGCATGAACACGAACGCCACAGAACAGGACATGGCTCGATTCTGCGTCTTGGCTAAGGCTTGCCTTGCGTTCGAAGCGTACGAAGGACTCTCTAAGCTCAAGTGCCCGACATTGATTCTCGGAGCCGAGCTGGACCAGGTCTTGGGCGTAATTGCATCCCGCGAAATCGCTGAAGTGCTAAAGCAAAATGGTGTGCCTGTGGAACTCTACATTTACGAAAAATACGGTCACGCCGCCTACGACGAAGCCCCGGATTTCCGCTCGAGGATTTTGGAATTCTTGAAAAAGTAG
- the rpsB gene encoding 30S ribosomal protein S2, translating to MANLPSVEDLLAAGSHFGHQTQRWNPKMKPYILAEKNGIYVLNLSKTRDLLEEAAKAAAKISESGKTVLFVGTKPTARQCVLDAAATCNQFSVTNRWLGGMLTNFQTVRKSIKKIDKIDTMEQDGTFQALSKKEVLDKTRERAKLLDVFGGIREMVNLPGLLVVTDLAHEKIAVAEARRLHIPIIGICDTNVDPTLVDYPIPANDDAVKSLKLIVDYIAANVKPRVAAEKKESKEEVKKFDNGEDK from the coding sequence ATGGCTAATTTGCCTTCCGTCGAAGATCTGCTTGCAGCAGGCTCCCACTTTGGTCACCAGACTCAGCGCTGGAACCCGAAAATGAAACCGTACATCTTGGCAGAAAAGAACGGCATCTACGTTCTCAACCTCTCCAAGACTCGTGACCTCCTCGAAGAAGCTGCTAAGGCTGCTGCCAAGATTTCTGAATCTGGCAAGACCGTGCTCTTCGTTGGCACGAAGCCGACTGCACGTCAGTGCGTGCTCGACGCTGCTGCTACCTGCAACCAGTTCTCCGTCACCAACCGTTGGTTGGGCGGTATGCTCACGAACTTCCAGACTGTCCGCAAGTCCATCAAGAAGATTGACAAGATCGACACCATGGAACAGGACGGCACCTTCCAGGCTCTCTCCAAGAAGGAAGTCCTCGACAAGACTCGTGAACGCGCCAAGCTCCTCGACGTGTTCGGTGGTATCCGTGAAATGGTGAACCTCCCGGGCCTTCTCGTCGTGACCGACCTCGCTCACGAAAAGATCGCTGTTGCAGAAGCTCGCCGTCTCCACATTCCTATCATCGGCATCTGCGACACGAACGTCGATCCGACCCTCGTGGACTACCCGATTCCGGCAAACGACGACGCTGTGAAGTCCCTCAAGCTCATTGTGGACTACATCGCTGCTAACGTCAAGCCGCGCGTCGCTGCTGAAAAGAAGGAATCCAAGGAAGAAGTGAAGAAGTTCGACAACGGCGAGGACAAGTAA
- a CDS encoding electron transfer flavoprotein subunit alpha/FixB family protein: MNNVFVYCEIEGTTVVDVSLELLSKGRKLANTLGVQLECICAGKGLDGIEKQVFPYGVDKVHVFDAEGLFPYTTNPHASLVVNLFKEEQPQICLLGATVIGRDLGPRISSAMHSGLTADCTELEIDSFEMSIGGVKKFYENQLCQIRPAFGGNIVATIVNPEHRPQMATVREGVMKKEIVDPNYKGEVIKHDVAKYVPETEYVVKVLERHVEKAKHNLKGAPIVVAGGYGMGSKENFDMLFELAKELHAEVGASRAAVDAGFVDHDRQIGQTGVTVRPKVYIAFGISGQIQHLAGMQDSGIIISVNSDPEAPINAIADYVINGTVEEVLPKMIKYYKANNK, encoded by the coding sequence ATGAATAACGTATTTGTATATTGCGAAATTGAGGGAACCACCGTCGTTGACGTTTCCCTTGAACTGCTTTCTAAGGGTCGCAAGTTGGCCAACACTCTCGGCGTTCAGCTCGAGTGCATTTGCGCTGGCAAGGGCCTTGATGGCATTGAAAAACAGGTGTTCCCTTACGGTGTGGACAAGGTTCATGTGTTCGACGCCGAAGGCCTGTTCCCCTACACGACCAACCCGCACGCTTCTCTCGTGGTGAACCTCTTCAAGGAAGAACAGCCGCAGATTTGCTTGCTCGGTGCAACGGTTATCGGCCGTGACCTCGGCCCGCGCATCTCTAGCGCCATGCACAGCGGCCTTACCGCTGACTGCACCGAACTCGAAATCGACAGCTTCGAAATGAGCATCGGTGGCGTGAAGAAGTTCTACGAAAACCAGCTCTGCCAGATCCGTCCGGCATTCGGCGGTAACATCGTCGCAACGATTGTGAACCCGGAACACCGCCCGCAGATGGCTACCGTCCGTGAAGGCGTGATGAAGAAGGAAATCGTGGACCCGAACTACAAGGGCGAAGTCATCAAGCACGACGTGGCCAAGTACGTTCCGGAAACGGAATACGTGGTCAAGGTGCTCGAACGCCATGTGGAAAAGGCCAAGCACAACCTCAAGGGCGCTCCGATCGTGGTCGCCGGTGGTTACGGCATGGGCTCCAAGGAAAACTTCGACATGCTGTTCGAACTTGCCAAGGAACTCCACGCTGAAGTCGGTGCTAGCCGCGCCGCTGTGGACGCAGGTTTCGTCGATCATGACCGTCAGATCGGTCAGACTGGCGTGACGGTCCGCCCGAAGGTCTATATCGCTTTCGGCATTTCCGGCCAAATCCAGCATCTCGCTGGTATGCAGGATTCAGGTATCATCATCTCCGTGAACTCCGACCCCGAAGCTCCGATCAACGCTATCGCTGATTACGTGATCAACGGCACCGTCGAAGAAGTTCTCCCGAAGATGATCAAGTATTACAAGGCAAACAACAAGTAA